One segment of Vulpes lagopus strain Blue_001 chromosome 8, ASM1834538v1, whole genome shotgun sequence DNA contains the following:
- the LOC121497790 gene encoding proline-rich protein HaeIII subfamily 1-like has translation MELRRGALPPGPPLQQPSSGPWGPSWPSPPPPPRRLRRWLHMCDRVLRRRVRPPGYHTGFVDQPLGPAGGAPRSSAKARLGFPPAAAGTGRRAPRSPGPAGTHTPSLSPPARLTRPPRGPSPPPTPSSREPRTTEVLVRFKPPQVGGIREFVKASGLRWMGWGRTPAAGASPSSSGKRLPSPYSVSPLASSETRPRDVLRTGRPLPAPSARPPPPCAPSGRRRPRWLRDPVSPTELSGRKRRHVFGRTPGKYASGGRGEPKPPEGPGSPGLRHQDLKKPRGSTDGSGGSRFCRGGPCLPRATVTGKTRMRDSVGPSRAAPEGLLSVTGSPCPVPA, from the exons ATGGAGCTGCGCCGCGGGGCGCTTCCACCCggccctcccctccagcagcccagCTCCGGCCCCTGGGGCCCGTCCTGgccgtccccccccccgcccccccgccggctCCGACGGTGGCTCCACATGTGCGACCGCGTCCTCCGCCGTCGTGTGAGGCCACCCGGATACCACACAGGGTTCGTGGATCAGCCACTGGGGCCGGCTGGGGGGGCCCCTCGCTCCTCCGCCAA GGCCCGACTCGGCTTCCCTCCCGCAGCGGCGGGCACAGGCCGGAGAGCCCCCAGGAGCCCGGGGCCTGCGGGGACCCACACCCCAAGCCTaagcccgcccgcccgcctcacCCGGCCCCCTCGAGGTCCGTCTCCCCCGCCGACCCCTTCCTCTCGGGAACCGCGGACG ACAGAAGTCCTGGTACGTTTTAAACCACCCCAAGTCGGAGGAATTCGGGAATTCGTGAAAGCCTCCGGCTTGCGCTGGATGGGCTGGGGGCGAACCCCGGCAGCTGGAGCCTCACCTTCCTCGTCCGGGAAGCGCCTCCCTTCCCCCTACTCCGTCTCCCCGCTAGCCAGCTCGGAGACCCGTCCTCGGGACGTCCTCCGGACGGGCCGGCCGCTCCCGGCGCCCTCAGCGCGACCCCCGCCGCCGTGCGCGCCGTCTGGGAGGCGCCGGCCTCGCTGGCTCCGGGACCCCGTCAGCCCTACCGAGCTCTCGGGCCGGAAAAGACGTCACGTTTTCGGCCGGACGCCGGGGAAATACGCCTCTGGGGGCCGCGGCGAGCCGAAACCCCCGGAAGGCCCGGGGTCCCCGGGGCTGCGGCACCAGGATCTGAAGAAACCACGAGGGTCAACGGACGGGAGCGGCGGCTCCCGTTTCTGCAGAGGCGGCCCTTGCCTCCCTCGGGCTACGGTCACCGGAAAGACGCGTATGAGAGACTCCGTAGGCCCCTCCAGAGCCGCCCCAGAGGGGCTGCTGTCGGTTACAGGATCCCCGTGCCCTGTCCCTGCTTGA